In a genomic window of Polycladomyces abyssicola:
- a CDS encoding DUF2553 family protein, whose protein sequence is MSSNTKYRINITRKVTGRMGDGEMVLYYNKKPIGKIDLRNMGMEVVDGFEVEENSIYAVGDQFPDEHYTQSCDMGWC, encoded by the coding sequence ATGTCTTCAAACACCAAATACCGTATCAACATCACGCGGAAAGTGACCGGGCGGATGGGTGACGGCGAAATGGTGCTGTATTACAACAAAAAGCCGATCGGAAAGATCGACTTGCGCAACATGGGCATGGAAGTTGTAGATGGGTTTGAGGTGGAGGAGAACTCCATTTACGCCGTGGGCGATCAGTTCCCTGATGAACATTATACGCAGAGCTGTGACATGGGATGGTGCTGA
- the pfkB gene encoding 1-phosphofructokinase produces MCEVLTVTCNPAIDQTVEVTVLRPGEVNRGQKVRMDPGGKGINVARVLKGWQTDVMATGWIGTANGDFVVNALDRMGILHQFVPVDAVTRINCKIAETKPQRMTELNAPGFRVDAKDVDAFIHLFDRLLDQAKVVVLSGSLPTGAPNGLYRDCIEMAKRKNVKAFLDAEGVPFKLGVDAVPFAVKPNRRELGGYVGTPLDTEQNVLEAGRRLLEIGIRWVAVSDGANGAWLMTETKTIRTIPPRIEAKSPVGSGDSMMAALVWGWLQGKSEEEVARFATAAGTVTAAHAGTELCGWEETVAMSRQIHLERISSFSG; encoded by the coding sequence ATGTGCGAAGTGCTGACCGTGACCTGCAACCCGGCGATTGATCAGACGGTGGAAGTGACTGTGTTGCGGCCAGGTGAGGTGAACAGAGGCCAAAAAGTCAGGATGGATCCGGGCGGCAAAGGCATCAATGTGGCGCGTGTGCTCAAGGGATGGCAAACAGATGTGATGGCGACAGGGTGGATTGGAACCGCCAATGGTGATTTTGTCGTCAATGCCTTGGATCGTATGGGGATTTTGCATCAGTTTGTCCCGGTAGATGCCGTCACTCGGATCAATTGCAAAATTGCCGAGACGAAGCCACAACGGATGACGGAGCTGAACGCGCCGGGTTTCCGAGTTGACGCCAAAGATGTAGACGCTTTCATCCATTTGTTTGATCGTCTGCTGGATCAAGCAAAGGTGGTGGTGTTGTCGGGAAGTTTGCCGACCGGTGCTCCGAACGGGTTGTATCGAGATTGCATCGAAATGGCAAAGCGCAAAAATGTAAAGGCTTTCCTGGACGCGGAGGGTGTGCCGTTCAAACTGGGCGTGGACGCGGTACCCTTTGCTGTGAAACCCAATCGACGCGAGTTGGGAGGGTATGTCGGGACACCTTTGGACACGGAGCAGAACGTGTTGGAAGCGGGTCGTCGTTTGCTGGAGATCGGGATTCGGTGGGTAGCGGTGTCCGATGGTGCCAACGGCGCGTGGTTGATGACGGAAACGAAAACGATTCGTACCATTCCTCCGCGCATTGAAGCCAAAAGTCCTGTAGGATCGGGGGATTCGATGATGGCGGCGCTGGTATGGGGATGGCTGCAAGGAAAAAGTGAAGAAGAAGTGGCGCGGTTTGCGACTGCGGCCGGCACGGTTACTGCTGCTCACGCCGGAACCGAGCTTTGCGGTTGGGAGGAAACCGTCGCCATGAGTCGACAGATTCATCTGGAGCGGATATCGTCGTTCAGTGGATGA
- a CDS encoding helix-turn-helix domain-containing protein: MEDEKLLKPKEAAEILNVSPVTIRYWLRTGKLPGVKVSNMWRVRKSDLKKMIFDVNQSWHGQTK, from the coding sequence ATGGAAGACGAAAAATTGCTAAAACCGAAAGAAGCTGCGGAAATTCTGAACGTTTCGCCCGTGACGATCCGCTACTGGCTCCGAACGGGTAAACTTCCCGGAGTCAAAGTTTCCAATATGTGGCGTGTGCGCAAAAGCGATTTGAAGAAGATGATTTTTGATGTGAATCAATCTTGGCATGGACAAACGAAATAA
- a CDS encoding alpha/beta fold hydrolase — MAPVAKEISHICGTLEPLQTSASIAEQLHELLTVLKKHGDLPITLIGHSWGAWLSFIFAARYPLLVKKLILIGSGPFEEEYASKIMKTRLSRLNKEEKLKVHALEEALLDPRQDNNVALSQFGKLLSKADSFDPLPSIGEEIEVQPDIFQKVWKEASELRRSGKLLELGKQIQCPVIAIHGDYDPHPYEGIKQPLSQMVEDFRFILLKNCGHTPWMERTARDSFYEVLKKELN; from the coding sequence ATGGCGCCGGTAGCAAAGGAAATATCCCATATTTGCGGTACTTTGGAACCATTGCAAACATCTGCATCCATTGCAGAACAACTTCATGAATTGCTGACTGTCTTAAAAAAGCATGGAGACCTTCCCATAACATTGATTGGTCATTCATGGGGGGCGTGGTTAAGCTTTATTTTTGCTGCACGCTATCCTTTGTTGGTTAAAAAATTAATACTGATTGGAAGCGGTCCCTTCGAAGAAGAATATGCTTCAAAAATAATGAAAACACGGTTAAGCAGATTGAACAAAGAAGAAAAGTTAAAAGTACACGCTTTAGAGGAAGCCTTACTTGACCCCAGGCAAGACAATAATGTAGCCTTATCTCAATTTGGAAAGCTCCTATCCAAAGCGGATTCTTTCGATCCTTTACCTTCCATCGGCGAAGAAATAGAGGTTCAACCGGATATCTTTCAAAAGGTATGGAAAGAAGCCAGTGAATTAAGACGAAGTGGAAAACTTCTGGAACTAGGCAAACAAATACAATGTCCGGTGATCGCAATCCATGGTGATTACGACCCGCATCCATATGAAGGAATCAAACAACCTTTATCTCAAATGGTTGAAGACTTTCGATTCATTCTATTGAAAAACTGCGGGCATACCCCTTGGATGGAACGGACTGCAAGAGACAGCTTCTACGAAGTCCTTAAAAAAGAATTAAATTAA
- a CDS encoding heme-dependent oxidative N-demethylase family protein: MVSLQHRFPFPLEEDRYLYSNNLKPLDPPCCIQVTTEYFDEVAEKRRLLEAHPERCFHALPGTLAAQWEVVDAVVHQLVENYPDCFTIEKRDDEWTFRNLLLNETDRFTFGDASTLPVQPLDWIGRHVQEDLLIMVQRDDDIYLEAGQLCFPSVWSLTFDLGMAFQEIHRPVPWSNELAEKIRRFLLRVEAGKPWTRLNWTLQVGRRLHIPPETFDEWGTARYQVTLENVADEVQFRVEEQCVLRLPGSNALLFSIHTYLKSVGELCDRPDWAHKLYSVLVTLPEQVVTYKGLAAYREQVIDYLGRCL; this comes from the coding sequence ATGGTTTCCCTGCAACATCGTTTCCCATTCCCTTTGGAGGAGGATCGGTATCTCTATTCGAACAATCTGAAACCACTCGACCCGCCATGCTGTATACAGGTAACCACCGAGTATTTCGACGAAGTCGCCGAAAAGCGCCGCTTGCTCGAAGCTCATCCGGAACGCTGCTTCCACGCGCTTCCGGGAACACTGGCGGCACAGTGGGAAGTGGTGGATGCGGTTGTACACCAGTTGGTGGAGAACTACCCTGACTGTTTCACGATCGAGAAGCGGGACGACGAATGGACATTCCGAAACTTGTTGCTGAACGAGACCGACCGATTCACGTTTGGTGATGCGAGTACACTCCCGGTGCAGCCGCTTGACTGGATTGGCCGGCATGTGCAGGAAGATTTGTTAATCATGGTCCAACGTGACGACGACATCTACCTCGAAGCTGGGCAACTTTGCTTCCCGAGCGTTTGGTCACTCACGTTCGATCTCGGAATGGCGTTCCAGGAGATTCATCGACCGGTGCCGTGGAGTAACGAACTGGCCGAAAAGATCCGAAGGTTTCTGCTGCGGGTTGAGGCGGGCAAACCGTGGACGCGCCTGAACTGGACTTTGCAGGTTGGCAGACGACTCCACATTCCGCCGGAGACGTTTGACGAGTGGGGGACGGCAAGGTACCAGGTGACACTGGAGAACGTGGCCGACGAGGTGCAATTTCGCGTTGAGGAGCAGTGTGTGCTGCGGCTTCCAGGAAGCAACGCCCTGCTGTTTAGCATTCACACCTACCTAAAATCGGTGGGAGAGTTGTGCGATCGCCCGGATTGGGCGCACAAGTTATATTCGGTGCTCGTCACGCTCCCGGAACAGGTGGTAACGTACAAAGGTTTGGCAGCATATCGAGAGCAGGTCATCGATTACCTGGGGCGATGCCTATGA
- a CDS encoding fructose-specific PTS transporter subunit EIIC → MKRLVAVTGCPTGIAHTFMAAEALQQAAKQHGVSLKVETRGATGVENRLTEEEIQEAHAVIISADVDVEEERFAEKPVVRVPLGEAIKKASDVIERALAQSPKEAEARPTPKKEASKKETQLSGPYRHLMNGVSFMIPLVVAGGLMIALSFLFGIKAFEQKGTLAAALMDIGGGTAFALMVPVLAGYIAYSIADKAGLAPGLIGGMLASKLGAGFLGGIVAGFLAGYVAQGIKTLLPLPKTLERLKPIVIIPFLSSLIVGLLMIYVIGAPIKNIMTVMTAWLQSLGTANAVWLGLVLGAMMAFDMGGPVNKAAYTFSVGLLGSQVYGPMAATMAAGMVPPLGLWLATLIAKRKFSEEEREAGKAAGILGLSFITEGAIPFAAADPIRVIPSLMIGSAVTGALSMVWGCELRAPHGGVFVLAIPHAVERLGYYVLAIAIGTVVTALLVTWLKRKPTEQGGN, encoded by the coding sequence ATGAAACGATTGGTTGCCGTCACCGGATGTCCCACCGGGATCGCACATACGTTTATGGCTGCGGAGGCATTGCAACAGGCGGCTAAACAACACGGCGTATCGCTCAAAGTGGAGACACGCGGTGCGACGGGAGTGGAAAACCGGCTGACCGAGGAAGAGATTCAGGAGGCCCATGCCGTGATCATTTCGGCGGACGTGGATGTGGAAGAGGAACGCTTCGCGGAGAAACCGGTAGTACGCGTGCCGCTCGGTGAAGCGATTAAAAAGGCGAGTGACGTGATCGAACGGGCCTTGGCCCAATCCCCGAAGGAAGCGGAAGCCCGACCCACTCCGAAAAAGGAAGCAAGCAAGAAGGAGACCCAACTGTCGGGACCGTACCGCCATCTGATGAACGGCGTGTCGTTCATGATTCCGTTGGTGGTGGCAGGCGGGTTGATGATCGCACTGTCGTTCTTGTTCGGAATCAAAGCGTTTGAACAGAAGGGTACGTTGGCAGCCGCGCTGATGGACATCGGCGGAGGCACCGCATTTGCCTTGATGGTACCGGTGTTGGCCGGTTACATCGCGTACTCGATCGCTGACAAAGCGGGTCTGGCGCCGGGATTGATCGGCGGGATGCTGGCGTCCAAACTGGGAGCCGGTTTTCTCGGCGGGATCGTAGCCGGATTTTTGGCGGGATATGTGGCACAGGGGATCAAAACCTTATTGCCTCTCCCCAAGACACTGGAACGGTTAAAGCCCATCGTCATCATTCCATTTCTCTCATCCTTGATCGTCGGGTTGCTGATGATCTACGTCATTGGTGCCCCGATCAAAAACATCATGACCGTCATGACCGCATGGCTTCAATCGCTGGGTACCGCCAATGCTGTTTGGTTGGGTCTCGTGCTCGGAGCGATGATGGCGTTTGACATGGGTGGTCCCGTCAATAAGGCTGCATACACGTTCAGCGTCGGCCTGCTGGGATCGCAGGTGTACGGACCGATGGCGGCAACGATGGCCGCCGGTATGGTGCCCCCGTTGGGCTTGTGGTTGGCCACATTGATAGCCAAACGCAAGTTTAGTGAAGAAGAGCGGGAAGCAGGCAAAGCAGCTGGTATCCTGGGCCTTTCCTTTATCACGGAAGGCGCCATTCCTTTTGCGGCGGCTGACCCCATTCGCGTGATTCCTTCGTTGATGATCGGTTCCGCTGTGACAGGAGCGTTGTCGATGGTGTGGGGATGCGAACTCCGGGCACCGCATGGCGGCGTGTTCGTGTTGGCCATCCCGCACGCGGTGGAACGATTGGGCTATTATGTGTTGGCCATCGCCATCGGAACAGTGGTGACGGCGTTGCTGGTGACATGGTTAAAACGCAAGCCGACAGAGCAAGGAGGAAACTGA
- a CDS encoding amino acid permease, translating into MGVGFVANVQVQSGTVADGKLQRRLRSRHLSIIAIGGAIGTGLFVASGALINSAGPGGALLAYIVIGIMMYFVMTSLGEMATLLPTSGSFATYATKFVDPALGFSIGWNYWFSWAVTIPVELSAATLVMKYWFPHTPSIVWSSIFLAILFTLNILSVRSYGEAEFWFAGIKVIAIIVFILLGIGMIFGILTQPAVGFHNFVLGGSPFHGGFMATFGVLMIAGFSFQGTEIVGIAAGESDNPSRNVPRAINTVFWRILIFYVLSILIIGLIIPYTDPNLLKNDVTNIAVSPFTLVFKRAGLAFAAGLMNAVILTSVLSCGNSAIYASTRMLWALAKEGKAPKLFTRVNSRGVPTYALYVTTIFGFLAFLSSLFGNGVVFIWLLNCSGMTGFITWLWISICHYRFRKAYVAQGRNLNELKYRAKWYPFGPLFAIVLCAIVILCQGYGDFTGGPIQWGNVIATYIGLPVFLLLWLLYKWIRKTRVIPLSDCVFDPDEA; encoded by the coding sequence ATGGGGGTTGGCTTTGTGGCCAATGTACAGGTTCAGTCAGGGACTGTGGCGGACGGCAAACTGCAACGACGCTTAAGATCGCGTCATCTCAGCATTATTGCGATTGGCGGCGCCATCGGCACAGGGCTGTTCGTGGCCAGTGGCGCATTGATCAATTCAGCGGGGCCAGGTGGAGCGCTACTCGCGTATATCGTGATTGGCATCATGATGTACTTTGTGATGACCAGCCTCGGTGAAATGGCCACCCTGCTCCCGACTTCCGGATCGTTTGCAACGTACGCCACAAAATTCGTGGATCCGGCTCTTGGGTTCTCCATCGGATGGAATTACTGGTTCAGCTGGGCGGTCACGATACCGGTCGAACTGTCGGCGGCTACGCTTGTCATGAAGTACTGGTTTCCGCACACTCCTTCTATTGTCTGGAGCTCCATTTTCCTGGCGATTCTCTTTACGCTCAACATCCTCTCGGTGCGCAGTTATGGCGAGGCAGAGTTTTGGTTTGCCGGCATCAAGGTGATCGCCATCATCGTGTTTATCCTCCTCGGCATCGGGATGATCTTTGGCATCCTGACCCAGCCTGCCGTGGGTTTCCACAACTTTGTGCTCGGCGGAAGTCCATTCCATGGAGGATTCATGGCCACGTTCGGCGTGCTAATGATTGCAGGGTTCTCGTTTCAGGGTACCGAGATCGTTGGCATTGCGGCGGGCGAAAGTGACAACCCTTCGCGTAACGTGCCACGGGCCATCAACACGGTGTTCTGGAGAATCCTGATCTTTTACGTGCTCTCCATTCTGATTATCGGTCTGATCATTCCCTACACAGATCCCAACCTGCTCAAGAACGATGTGACGAACATCGCGGTCAGCCCATTCACTCTGGTGTTCAAGCGTGCGGGGCTTGCCTTTGCGGCCGGGCTAATGAACGCCGTCATTCTCACTTCTGTGCTGTCCTGCGGCAACTCTGCCATCTACGCGTCGACACGGATGTTGTGGGCGCTCGCGAAGGAAGGGAAGGCGCCGAAGCTGTTCACACGGGTCAATTCACGTGGTGTCCCGACCTATGCCCTGTATGTGACCACAATTTTCGGATTCCTCGCATTCCTCTCCTCGCTGTTCGGAAACGGTGTCGTCTTCATCTGGCTGTTGAACTGCTCGGGCATGACCGGGTTCATCACCTGGCTCTGGATCTCCATTTGCCACTATCGGTTCCGTAAGGCATATGTCGCGCAGGGAAGGAACCTCAATGAATTAAAGTACCGGGCGAAATGGTACCCCTTCGGGCCACTCTTTGCCATTGTCCTGTGCGCGATCGTCATCCTTTGCCAAGGCTATGGAGATTTCACCGGCGGCCCCATCCAGTGGGGGAATGTTATCGCTACGTACATCGGCTTACCCGTGTTCCTCCTCTTGTGGCTGCTGTATAAATGGATCCGCAAGACCCGGGTGATTCCGCTGAGCGACTGCGTGTTCGATCCGGACGAAGCATGA
- a CDS encoding PDR/VanB family oxidoreductase, whose translation MRQDAILTVRVARIDEETPVVKRFTLVPVGTDRLPPFSAGAHITTFVDFDGRVFERNYSLIGDPAMRNVYQIAIRRSDSSQGGSAGWHDRVRVGDIVRISPPKNHFPLSQRARHHVFLAAGIGITPFLSMMADLRAKNGSFELHYAARSRSYCAFRAFIQARYPESRFYFSEDGTRLTPNVLGGAKVGTHVYLCGPASFIQEFSQHAEELGFPKSNIHVEQFTAPTPENPRPFVVSLCKSGRDVVVAEHETLLVALLRAGVRVRYACRAGGCGTCEIGIVEGAVDHRDFYLTDEEKASNRSIIACVSRAAGDRLVLDL comes from the coding sequence ATGAGACAGGATGCCATTCTGACCGTCCGCGTTGCGCGGATCGATGAAGAGACACCGGTGGTAAAACGGTTCACGCTGGTTCCTGTGGGGACGGATCGGTTGCCGCCGTTTTCGGCAGGTGCCCATATCACCACATTCGTCGATTTCGACGGCCGCGTTTTTGAGCGAAACTACTCACTTATTGGCGATCCGGCCATGCGCAATGTGTATCAGATTGCCATTCGCCGTTCGGACAGCTCGCAGGGGGGCTCTGCCGGCTGGCACGACCGTGTCCGCGTGGGTGACATTGTGCGCATCAGCCCGCCGAAAAACCATTTTCCGCTGAGCCAGCGTGCAAGGCACCATGTGTTCCTGGCAGCGGGGATTGGCATCACACCATTTCTGTCAATGATGGCGGACCTCCGGGCCAAAAACGGGTCGTTTGAACTGCACTACGCCGCGCGATCCCGCTCGTATTGCGCTTTTCGTGCGTTCATTCAGGCCCGCTACCCAGAGAGCCGATTCTATTTTTCCGAAGACGGGACGCGGTTGACGCCGAACGTTCTCGGCGGGGCCAAGGTGGGTACGCACGTTTACTTGTGCGGCCCTGCTTCCTTCATCCAGGAGTTTTCTCAGCATGCGGAGGAGCTCGGATTTCCGAAGAGCAACATCCACGTCGAACAATTCACGGCCCCGACGCCCGAAAATCCACGCCCGTTTGTGGTATCCCTGTGTAAATCGGGTCGGGATGTGGTGGTTGCGGAGCACGAGACGCTGCTCGTCGCTCTCCTGCGCGCCGGCGTTCGGGTCCGTTACGCGTGCCGCGCCGGAGGGTGCGGAACTTGCGAGATCGGCATCGTCGAAGGGGCGGTGGACCATCGCGATTTTTACCTGACGGATGAAGAAAAGGCATCAAACCGGTCGATCATCGCATGCGTCTCACGAGCGGCAGGCGACCGCCTCGTACTGGATCTCTGA
- the udk gene encoding uridine kinase, translated as MILSPLFNQFFMEIRPIPSILGCHHLEKKYVTCYHQRRFVSCGIWIKEGYANMKRPVVIGVAGGSGSGKTTIARKLYEQFADSVVMIEQDAYYRDQSHLPLEERIKTNYDHPLAFDNDLLIEHLNKLLNYEPIHKPVYDYKLHTRSEETVYLEPKDVIILEGILILEDERLRELMDIKVFVDTDADVRILRRMERDIKERGRTLESVIHQYLTVVRPMHLQFIEPSKRYADLIIPEGGYNQVAINLLVNQIRTYLQKQ; from the coding sequence ATGATTTTATCCCCTCTTTTCAATCAATTTTTTATGGAAATTCGGCCTATTCCTTCGATCCTTGGCTGCCACCATCTTGAAAAAAAATACGTAACCTGCTATCATCAGCGGAGGTTTGTGTCTTGCGGAATTTGGATCAAGGAAGGGTATGCGAATATGAAGCGACCTGTTGTCATCGGAGTGGCCGGTGGAAGCGGTTCCGGCAAAACGACGATTGCGCGCAAACTGTACGAGCAATTTGCCGATTCGGTCGTCATGATCGAACAGGATGCATATTATCGGGATCAGTCTCATCTGCCCCTTGAAGAACGGATCAAAACCAACTACGATCATCCGCTCGCGTTTGACAATGATTTGTTGATCGAACATCTGAACAAGTTACTGAACTACGAACCCATTCACAAACCCGTTTACGACTACAAATTACACACCCGTTCCGAAGAAACCGTGTATCTAGAGCCTAAGGACGTCATTATTTTGGAAGGGATTTTGATTCTGGAGGATGAACGGTTACGGGAACTGATGGACATCAAGGTGTTTGTCGATACTGACGCCGATGTTCGGATTCTCCGTCGAATGGAACGGGACATCAAAGAGCGTGGGCGCACGCTGGAATCTGTCATCCATCAATACCTCACCGTCGTTCGTCCGATGCATCTGCAATTCATCGAGCCCAGCAAACGGTACGCCGACCTGATCATCCCCGAAGGCGGATACAACCAAGTCGCAATCAATCTGCTGGTGAACCAGATCCGTACCTATTTGCAGAAACAATAA
- a CDS encoding ketopantoate reductase family protein, whose translation MRFLFVGAGAVGGYFGGRLLEKGADVAFLVRERRKRQLQERGLSIRSIHGDFHTKPKVITAGEKAEPFDCIVLSVKAYHLDTVLDSITPYVDERTTILPLLNGMAHMEALFERFGRERVLGGLCFIESTLNDQGEVEQYSPRHDMVFGEWDGRMSERVKSLLHEMEGANMQARASDHIVQEMWNKYVFIATFSGMTALMRTTVGGVTASPFGKELFRRLLNEVVSVARSIEPSLSEEMEEKIWRVIEVQGPEMKSSLSRDIEKGLPTETDHLHGYLIRNAPADLDLPLLKTVYSHVKAYEADREKTLTR comes from the coding sequence ATGCGGTTTTTGTTTGTCGGCGCGGGCGCCGTTGGTGGATATTTCGGCGGACGTCTGTTGGAAAAAGGTGCCGATGTCGCCTTTTTGGTACGGGAAAGAAGAAAGCGTCAACTACAAGAACGTGGATTATCCATCCGAAGTATACACGGGGATTTCCATACAAAGCCAAAAGTGATCACCGCAGGCGAGAAGGCAGAGCCATTTGATTGCATCGTGCTTTCGGTCAAAGCGTATCATTTGGACACCGTGTTGGATTCGATCACGCCGTATGTAGACGAACGGACGACGATTCTGCCTTTACTCAACGGAATGGCCCATATGGAGGCATTGTTTGAGCGCTTCGGACGGGAACGGGTATTGGGCGGGCTTTGTTTCATCGAATCCACATTGAACGATCAAGGGGAAGTGGAGCAATACAGTCCGCGTCACGATATGGTGTTTGGGGAATGGGACGGGCGCATGTCGGAGCGCGTAAAATCGTTGCTTCATGAAATGGAAGGTGCCAACATGCAGGCGCGGGCCAGCGATCATATTGTACAGGAGATGTGGAACAAATATGTGTTTATCGCCACCTTCAGCGGGATGACGGCATTGATGCGCACCACGGTGGGGGGAGTGACGGCATCACCCTTCGGAAAAGAGTTGTTCCGCCGGTTGTTGAACGAAGTGGTCTCGGTGGCGCGGTCGATCGAACCGTCGTTATCGGAGGAGATGGAGGAAAAAATCTGGCGGGTGATTGAGGTGCAGGGACCGGAGATGAAGTCCTCGTTGTCAAGGGACATCGAAAAAGGGTTACCCACCGAGACGGACCATCTGCATGGATATCTGATACGGAATGCACCGGCCGATCTGGATCTTCCGTTGTTGAAAACCGTTTACAGTCACGTCAAAGCGTACGAAGCTGATCGGGAAAAAACGCTCACCCGGTGA
- a CDS encoding PTS sugar transporter subunit IIA: protein MDLITVIKPDSMMLSLEASTREEVIRQLSERLKQQGVITDVEGYLQDVEEREKLGSTAIGFDVAIPHAKSASVTQPAVAFARLPESINWHADQEDTVRLVFLIAVPHEQAGNEHLQILAALSRKLMHAEVRDRLMKAETKEEILDALAS from the coding sequence TTGGATCTCATAACAGTGATCAAACCTGACAGCATGATGTTGTCTTTGGAAGCGTCTACACGGGAAGAAGTAATCCGGCAGTTGTCCGAACGTCTGAAACAACAGGGTGTGATCACCGACGTCGAAGGTTACCTGCAGGATGTGGAAGAGCGGGAGAAGCTGGGCTCTACAGCGATCGGATTCGATGTTGCCATTCCCCACGCTAAATCCGCATCCGTTACACAGCCGGCGGTGGCATTTGCCCGGTTGCCTGAGTCGATCAACTGGCATGCCGATCAAGAAGACACGGTGCGACTCGTCTTTCTTATCGCCGTCCCCCACGAGCAGGCGGGCAACGAACATCTGCAGATTCTGGCCGCGTTGTCGCGAAAATTGATGCACGCCGAGGTTCGGGATCGGCTGATGAAAGCTGAGACAAAGGAAGAGATTCTGGACGCGTTGGCGTCATGA
- a CDS encoding EcsC family protein, whose protein sequence is MHDSRESLLQELAHIEKWEQEQKDLWFWEKLGRIPFALLDKITPRAVHDKIEQVLNELGSFLMTGGRYLILEQRVYQKCAQKWPQFRPPYTPAKMADVPLNIMDELADDMIETHVGVATVQGATTGFGGVFTLALDIPAVLSLSLKILQEIAIVYGYDPNDPRERAFIVKCMQFASSDYIGKQAIIEQLAAYQQPSDPRRERHVISELQGWREVFESYRDTWGWKKLFQLAPVIGVFFGAIWNRTMLRDVAEAGKQFYRKRRIHEKLKQTLPSNHS, encoded by the coding sequence ATGCATGACAGCAGGGAATCCCTACTTCAGGAACTGGCTCACATCGAAAAATGGGAACAGGAACAAAAAGATCTCTGGTTTTGGGAGAAACTCGGCAGAATTCCTTTTGCCTTATTGGACAAAATCACACCACGAGCCGTCCACGACAAAATCGAACAAGTGTTGAATGAATTGGGCAGCTTTTTGATGACCGGTGGCCGCTATCTCATTCTGGAGCAGCGCGTCTATCAAAAGTGCGCCCAAAAATGGCCACAGTTCCGTCCTCCTTACACTCCCGCGAAAATGGCAGATGTTCCGCTGAACATCATGGACGAGTTGGCCGATGACATGATTGAAACTCATGTCGGTGTCGCCACGGTACAAGGGGCGACCACGGGATTCGGTGGCGTTTTCACGCTGGCGCTGGACATTCCGGCCGTATTGAGCCTGTCACTCAAAATCCTGCAGGAAATCGCCATCGTGTACGGATATGATCCCAATGATCCGCGAGAACGGGCATTCATCGTCAAATGCATGCAATTTGCTTCCTCCGACTACATAGGCAAACAAGCAATCATCGAACAGTTGGCCGCTTACCAACAACCGTCCGATCCCCGGCGGGAACGGCATGTGATCTCCGAACTGCAGGGTTGGCGCGAAGTGTTCGAAAGCTACCGCGACACCTGGGGATGGAAAAAGCTGTTCCAGCTCGCACCGGTCATCGGCGTCTTTTTCGGCGCAATCTGGAACCGGACCATGTTGCGCGACGTCGCAGAGGCCGGAAAACAGTTTTACCGCAAACGCCGAATTCATGAAAAGCTGAAACAAACCCTCCCATCTAATCATTCGTAA
- a CDS encoding DeoR/GlpR family DNA-binding transcription regulator, with protein MFTEERQMQILSYLHEHKRASVSELCERFGVSPATIRRDLKELEDAGLLKRTHGGAISLEHVGFEPSFQEKEDQYREEKRRIAIRAASMIREGETVLLDAGTTTWALARELNQFQRLTVVTNSVFVLRELSGHSSIELLCVGGTVRGMTQSMVGPVAEKTLETIRVDKAFIGTNGVDPDAGLTTPHLLEAQVKKAMIRSAKQVILLSDSDKAGKVTFAQFAPVEAVDVWITDTGVPEALAERIREKGVRVIKV; from the coding sequence ATGTTCACAGAAGAACGACAAATGCAGATCCTTTCCTATTTGCATGAGCACAAGCGCGCATCCGTTTCCGAATTGTGTGAGCGCTTCGGTGTCTCCCCGGCAACGATCCGACGTGATCTGAAAGAGCTGGAAGACGCTGGTCTGCTCAAACGAACCCACGGTGGTGCCATTTCTCTGGAACACGTGGGATTTGAACCTTCCTTTCAGGAAAAGGAGGACCAGTACCGCGAGGAAAAACGGCGCATCGCCATCAGAGCCGCGAGCATGATTCGCGAAGGAGAAACCGTGCTGTTGGATGCCGGAACGACCACTTGGGCGCTGGCAAGGGAGTTGAACCAATTTCAGCGATTGACGGTTGTGACGAATTCGGTGTTCGTTTTGCGTGAGCTGTCCGGTCACTCCTCCATCGAGCTTCTCTGTGTGGGAGGGACGGTCCGCGGCATGACCCAGTCCATGGTTGGCCCCGTCGCGGAGAAGACGTTGGAAACGATCCGGGTGGACAAAGCATTCATCGGCACCAACGGGGTGGACCCGGATGCAGGATTGACCACACCCCATCTGTTGGAGGCTCAGGTGAAAAAGGCGATGATCCGTTCTGCAAAGCAGGTGATATTGTTGAGTGATTCCGATAAGGCGGGCAAAGTGACGTTTGCGCAATTTGCCCCAGTGGAAGCGGTGGATGTCTGGATCACGGACACGGGGGTGCCGGAGGCGTTGGCGGAACGGATACGGGAAAAGGGCGTGCGTGTAATCAAAGTGTGA